One window of the Pseudomonas sihuiensis genome contains the following:
- a CDS encoding LysR family transcriptional regulator translates to MTSENLNDLNAFMAVARARSFTRAAGELGVSQSALSQTIRALEARLGIRLLTRTTRNVAPTEAGERLLAVIGPALEDIEAGLETLSELRDKPAGTVRITADEFAVGTVLWPAIKPFLAEYPDIRVELNTDYGLNEIVGERFDAGVRRGGLIAKDMIAMPISPDIRMFVVGSVEYFTVHSRPRKPQDLTSHNCINLRLPGGIFPWRFTKGGREISVRVEGQVVFSSILPILDAALAGCGLAYLPESMVQPHLDDGCLQAVLVEWAPNFGGYHLYYPNRRQASPAFALLVEALRYRR, encoded by the coding sequence ATGACTTCCGAAAACCTGAATGACCTGAATGCCTTCATGGCAGTCGCTCGTGCTCGCAGTTTCACTCGGGCGGCGGGCGAACTGGGCGTATCGCAATCCGCCCTGAGCCAAACCATTCGCGCGCTGGAGGCACGTCTCGGCATCCGCCTGCTGACCCGCACCACCCGCAACGTTGCACCGACCGAGGCGGGTGAGCGTTTGCTGGCCGTCATCGGCCCGGCCCTGGAAGACATCGAAGCCGGGCTGGAGACCCTCAGTGAGTTGCGTGACAAGCCGGCCGGCACTGTCCGTATCACTGCCGACGAGTTCGCTGTCGGAACGGTACTTTGGCCTGCCATCAAGCCATTTCTCGCCGAGTACCCCGACATCCGCGTGGAACTGAATACCGACTACGGCCTCAACGAGATTGTTGGTGAGCGTTTCGATGCCGGTGTACGCCGTGGTGGGCTGATTGCCAAAGACATGATTGCCATGCCGATCAGCCCGGATATCCGCATGTTTGTTGTTGGCTCGGTCGAGTACTTCACCGTTCATTCCAGGCCACGCAAACCCCAAGACCTTACCAGCCACAACTGCATCAATTTGCGCTTACCGGGAGGCATTTTCCCCTGGCGATTCACGAAGGGGGGGCGTGAAATCAGCGTACGAGTAGAGGGGCAGGTGGTGTTCAGCAGTATCTTGCCTATTCTCGACGCGGCGCTGGCAGGCTGTGGCCTGGCGTATCTGCCTGAGTCTATGGTCCAGCCGCATCTCGACGATGGGTGTCTGCAGGCTGTGCTGGTCGAGTGGGCACCAAACTTTGGCGGTTATCACCTCTACTACCCGAACCGCCGACAGGCCTCTCCCGCCTTTGCCTTGTTGGTAGAAGCCCTGCGTTATCGGAGGTAA
- a CDS encoding alpha/beta hydrolase translates to MKQAITFKNRQLEVAADLYLPADFDPQKRYAAIICAHPISSCKEQTSGLYASKLAELGYVALAFDASFQGASDGEPSYLEDPATRIEDFRCAVDHLVTLPYVDENRIGALGICGGGGYAASATMTERRIKALGTVVPANYGRLMREGDHSSDAALRTLDAIAQLRTAEARGAEPFITTYIPDSVEARLQAGITDIDIVQAVEYYRTPRGQHGHSPNRLLLSGCAPAVGFDAFHLAEQLLTQPLQVIVGSVPGGFGSYRDGFELFNRARSAHKHIRVVEGASHYDLYDQPDAVAQAIEQLQSFYRDNL, encoded by the coding sequence ATGAAACAGGCCATCACCTTCAAGAACCGCCAACTGGAAGTCGCCGCCGATCTCTACCTGCCCGCGGACTTCGATCCGCAGAAACGCTACGCGGCCATCATCTGCGCGCACCCCATCAGCAGTTGCAAAGAGCAGACATCCGGCCTTTACGCCAGCAAACTTGCCGAGCTGGGTTATGTGGCCCTGGCATTCGATGCGTCTTTCCAGGGCGCCAGTGACGGCGAACCGAGCTACCTGGAAGACCCTGCCACCCGCATCGAGGATTTCCGCTGTGCGGTGGACCACCTGGTTACCCTGCCCTATGTGGACGAAAACCGTATCGGCGCCCTGGGTATCTGTGGCGGAGGCGGTTACGCGGCCAGTGCAACCATGACGGAACGCCGTATCAAGGCACTGGGAACCGTGGTGCCGGCCAACTATGGCCGCCTCATGCGCGAGGGCGATCACAGTTCGGACGCGGCGCTGAGAACGCTGGACGCCATCGCCCAGCTGCGTACCGCCGAAGCTCGTGGCGCAGAGCCTTTTATCACCACTTACATCCCCGACTCGGTGGAGGCGCGTCTCCAGGCCGGCATCACCGACATCGACATCGTTCAGGCCGTCGAGTACTACCGCACACCACGGGGACAGCATGGTCACTCCCCCAATCGCCTGCTTCTGTCCGGCTGCGCCCCGGCCGTTGGCTTCGATGCCTTCCACCTGGCCGAGCAACTGCTGACCCAGCCGCTGCAGGTGATTGTCGGCAGCGTGCCCGGTGGCTTCGGCTCCTATCGCGATGGTTTCGAGCTGTTCAATCGCGCGCGCTCGGCGCACAAGCATATTCGGGTGGTCGAGGGAGCCAGCCACTACGACCTCTACGATCAGCCGGACGCGGTCGCCCAGGCCATCGAGCAGTTGCAGAGCTTCTACCGGGACAACCTCTGA